A single genomic interval of Spinacia oleracea cultivar Varoflay chromosome 6, BTI_SOV_V1, whole genome shotgun sequence harbors:
- the LOC110788612 gene encoding membrin-11 produces MDGVVVGAGGGGGTTLSEVYQNAKRLQLKIRDSLERLERLESSTSSASAASPEFAFDVKKDISQLHSLCSDMDHLWRSVAVRSQRDLWKRKVEQVAEEAYSLKESLDKYFMRNQRRMQEAKERAELLGGANGESSHVLRIFDDEARAMQSARNSSRMLEDAYSTGVAILSKFSEQRESMKSAQRKLLDVLNTVGLSNSVLRLIERRNRVDTWIKFAGMILTFVVLIVLWRWKH; encoded by the exons ATGGACGGCGTAGTAGTTGGCGCCGGCGGTGGCGGTGGAACAACGTTATCGGAGGTGTATCAAAATGCGAAGAGATTACAATTGAAGATCAGAGACTCCCTTGAGAGACTTGAACGCCTCGAATCATCCACCTCCTCTGCATCCGCCGCCTCACCGGAGTTCGCTTTTGATGTCAAGAAGGACATATCTCAATTGCATTCTCTTTGTTCGGATATGGATCATCTTTGGCGATCCGTTGCCGTAAGATCTCAGCGCGATCTTTGGAAAAG AAAGGTTGAACAAGTTGCTGAAGAGGCATATTCACTGAAAGAAAGTTTAGATAAGTACTTTATGAGGAACCAAAGGCGGATGCAGGAAGCAAAAGAGAGGGCTGAATTGCTGGGAGGAGCT AATGGGGAATCTTCTCATGTTCTAAGAATCTTTGACGACGAAGCACGAGCAATGCAGTCAGCTCGCAATTCTTCAAGGATGTTAGAAGATGCTTATTCAACTGGGGTGGCCATCCTTTCAAAGTTTTCAGAGCAAAGAGAAAGCATGAAG AGTGCACAACGCAAGTTACTTGACGTCCTGAATACAGTGGGGCTCTCCAACTCTGTGCTAAGGTTGATTGAGAGGCGGAACCGTGTAGATACTTGGATAAAATTTGCTGGCATGATCCTCACTTTTGTCGTCTTGATTGTATTGTGGAGGTGGAAACACTAA